From the Esox lucius isolate fEsoLuc1 chromosome 21, fEsoLuc1.pri, whole genome shotgun sequence genome, one window contains:
- the LOC105030066 gene encoding patched domain-containing protein 3 — protein sequence MSRCNTGCFEKPLARVFETLGYFVGRHPWWFFIVPLFISAGLGGGFYFLADRKANDIEEMFTPTNGPAKNERQVVQEYFPQNDSAFSRLRLYTEGTFASVIVSSTENILTVPAFTKIFQIDDDFKNLKVNECSFKELCVKKNGMCVSNAIFQIVPSPADVVTTPISYPYNGRIFIASEIGGVELKTGSTAEIGRAKAIRLFYFLKEDNQTVNNIWLQRFIETASKMQQQQGNMTISYFTSMSRNEEFEKSSDSIIPLFSLTYTLGITFSIISCLRLDCVRNKVWVASIGVLSAGMAVLSSFGLLLYCGMPFAMTVASAPFLILGIGVDDMFIMISCWQQTQVKDSVKDRMASTYKHAAVSITITTLTDALAFYIGLLTPFGSVQSFCMYTGTAVLFCYLYNITFFGAFLALNGRREKDNRHWLTCMKVPEPEINCKNYNLCCVGGAYDQETGKEEPMPINNFFKTYYGPFLTRNSTKVFVIILYLGYLASSIYGCFQIKEGIDLKNLAADGSYVASYYDYEDKFFSEYGPNVMVIVADNKFKYWDETEREQLYKCLNNLEDLQLDGRPMVAKNMTISWLETYLASGTFPTQAVFMDTLPAFLQVSGFLQDVNISNRVIIASRMFIQTVNISTAVDEKNMLNNLRNTADDCPVNLVVYHPAFIYFDQYAVIVSNTIQNIVVATVAMLVISLMLIPSPICSLWVTFAIASVIVGVAGFMALWDVNLDSVSMINLVICIGFSVDFSAHISYAFVSSNKETANERAIDAVFNLGYPILQGAVSTILGVVVLSAAASYIFRTFFKIMFLVILFGAVHGIVFIPVFLTLFGKVSDREPFAVL from the exons atgtctcGGTGCAATACCGGATGCTTTGAGAAGCCTTTAGCTAGGGTTTTTGAAACACTAGGTTATTTTGTTGGTAGACATCCCTGGTGGTTTTTTATTGTTCCCTTGTTCATCTCTGCAGGTCTTGGAGGAGGATTTTATTTCCTTGCAGACAGAAAAGCAAACGACATTGAAGAGATGTTTACTCCTACAAATGGACCTGCTAAAAACGAACGACAAGTAGTTCAAGAATACTTTCCACAGAATGATAGCGCATTCTCTCGTTTGAGACTCTATACAGAAGGGACTTTTGCATCTGTCATTGTTTCGTCTACCGAAAATATCCTCACAGTTCCTGCTTTtaccaaaatatttcaaatagatGATGATTTTAAAAACCTTAAAGTGAATGAATGTTCTTTTAAAGAACTATGTGTAAAAAAGAATGGCATGTGTGTGTCAAATGCAATTTTTCAAATTGTGCCGAGTCCTGCTGATGTTGTCACAACACCTATTTCCTACCCATATAACGGCAGAATTTTCATTGCGTCTGAAATTGGTGGTGTCGAACTGAAAACTGGATCAACTGCAGAAATTGGAAGAGCAAAAGCAATTAGACTGTTTTACTTCTTGAAAGAGGATAACCAGACTGTAAATAATATATGGCTGCAGAGGTTTATAGAAACTGCTTCCAAGATGCAACAGCAACAAGGAAAC ATGACAATATCTTACTTCACATCAATGTCAAGGAATGAAGAGTTTGAGAAGAGTTCTGACTCAATTATTCCCCTCTTCTCATTGACCTATACCCTGGGCATAACGTTTTCAATCATATCTTGTTTGAG ACTGGACTGTGTGAGGAACAAGGTGTGGGTGGCTAGCATCGGTGTCCTCTCTGCTGGCATGGCGGTGTTGTCCAGTTTCGGGCTGCTGCTGTACTGTGGGATGCCCTTCGCTATGACAGTGGCGTCAGCTCCATTCCTGATTCTGG GAATTGGTGTTGACGACATGTTCATCATGATTTCCTGCTGGCAGCAGACTCAAGTTAAGGACAGTGTAAAGGACCGCATGGCCTCCACCTACAAACATGCAGCGGTCTCCATCACCATCACAACTCTGACTGATGCCCTGGCCTTTTATATCGGTCTGCTAACTCCCTTTGGTTCTGTACAATCCTTTTGTATGTATACGGGCACAGCGGTCCTCTTCTGCTACTTGTACAATATTACATTCTTTGGGGCATTTCTGGcactcaatggaagacgtgaaaAGGACAATAGGCACTGGCTGACCTGCATGAAGGTTCCAGAACCagaaataaactgtaaaaaCTACAACCTCTGTTGTGTAGGAGGGGCTTATGATCAGGAAACAGGAAAAGAGGAACCAATGCCAAttaacaacttctttaagacATACTATGGGCCGTTTTTGACAAGAAATTCAACCAAGGTGTTTGTTATCATTCTTTATCTTGGATATTTGGCCTCAAGTATCTATGGTTGTTTCCAGATCAAAGAGGGCATAGACCTTAAAAACCTAGCAGCTGATGGCTCATATGTGGCTAGTTATTATGATTATGAGGACAAGTTCTTTTCAGAATACGGCCCAAATGTCATGGTTATAGTGGCTGATAATAAGTTTAAATATTGGGACGAAACAGAACGTGAGCAACTTTATAAATGTCTTAACAATTTAGAAGATCTCCAACTGGATGGCCGACCAATGGTTGCTAAAAATATGACAATTTCTTGGCTTGAGACATATTTGGCATCAGGTACATTTCCAACACAAGCAGTATTCATGGATACGTTACCTGCATTTTTACAAGTTTCTGGTTTCTTACAAGATGTGAATATTTCCAACCGAGTCATCATTGCCTCACGTATGTTTATTCAGACAGTGAACATTAGTACAGCTGTTGATGAAAAGAACATGTTGAATAATCTCAGAAACACAGCTGATGATTGTCCTGTAAATTTAGTGGTTTACCACCCTGCCTTCATATATTTTGACCAGTATGCAGTCATCGTTAGTAACACTATCCAGAACATTGTTGTCGCCACTGTGGCCATGCTGGTGATCTCCCTCATGTTGATTCCCAGCCCTATATGCTCTCTGTGGGTGACCTTTGCCATTGCCTCTGTCATAGTGGGTGTGGCTGGTTTCATGGCATTGTGGGATGTCAATCTAGACTCTGTATCCATGATCAATCTTGTCATCTGCATCGGTTTCTCAGTGGACTTCTCTGCTCACATATCGTATGCCTTTGTCTCTAGCAATAAGGAAACTGCAAATGAGAGGGCGATAGATGCTGTGTTTAATTTGGGGTATCCCATCCTGCAAGGAGCTGTGTCTACTATTTTAGGGGTGGTGGTGCTGTCTGCTGCTGCAAGCTACATCTTCAGAACGTTCTTTAAGATCATGTTCCTGGTCATTTTGTTTGGAGCTGTCCATGGAATAGTGTTCATCCCTGTGTTTCTGACCCTCTTCGGAAAAGTCAGTGATAGGGAACCATTTGCAGTTCTGTAG